From one Alosa alosa isolate M-15738 ecotype Scorff River chromosome 5, AALO_Geno_1.1, whole genome shotgun sequence genomic stretch:
- the abca2 gene encoding LOW QUALITY PROTEIN: ATP-binding cassette sub-family A member 2 (The sequence of the model RefSeq protein was modified relative to this genomic sequence to represent the inferred CDS: inserted 1 base in 1 codon; substituted 1 base at 1 genomic stop codon), which produces MGFLHQLHLLLWKNVSLKRRGPWVLAFEIFIPLVLFFILLGLRQKKPAIPVKEVSFYSAAPLTSAGIIPIMQSLCPDGQRDEFGFLQYKNSTVTQLLERIAEVVEQNHLFTSDRPSLGEELESLQQHLESLSSAHSPLESQFNTSHGFTVGSVLRNQSVFYQFLVRNLSLANDTANLLLSSPVNLKEVYNLIFGSYAKMGSVDGGLAEGLSAAHSPGEKVLQLEKQLLGGWRSLEGGLIHKALQDPSKAANRQALLRLLSQALGLAGGGVGQKFDPQGLKEMEGILLTGAVLEVLTCGEGGNSELGKILLVPEKQQALLQAYRAAICGGGAGQRAERFDEMSQELKEQIDTQSIIEKLRLEQANVSGLLSQSHLGALLKDLADVERLLRDVDLLSSLALLLPKGACAGHQASPATNASGGSSWNTNSSSTTTSSSTTTTWGPNTTDSLAGGGAEGGGGGGGGGGGEGTPGKEEENPRSQFSAFVQLWAGLQPILCGNNRIIEPEALKQGNMSSLGFTSKEQRNLGLLVHLMTTNPKILYSPIGSQVDKVIQKANETFAFVGNVTHYARVWLNISADLRTFLEEGKLHNHLAWLQQFTSDLRQHPELLNASDSELLHSLLEGNFSLPNTTTLLEQLDTIDNAACGWTHFMSKVSVDIFKGFPDEESIVNYTLNQAYHDNVSVFASVIFQTNKDGSLPPHVMYKIRQNSSFTEKTNEIRRAYWRPGPNTGGKFYFLYGFVWIQDMMERAIINTFVGHDVVEPGNYVQMFPYPCYTRDDFLFVIEHMMPLCMVISWVYSVAMMIQHIVAEKEHRLKEVMKMMGLNNAVHWVAWFITGFVQLSISVTALTAILKYGRVLLHSDPFIIWLFLTIYAVATIMFCFLVSVIYSKAKLASACGGIIYFLSYVPYMYVAIREEVAHDKITAFEKCIASLMSTTAFGLGSKYFALYEVAGVGIQWRTINQSPVEGDDFNLLLSMVMLIIDATVYGVLTWYIEAVHPGMYGLPRPWYFPLQKSYWLGSGRVETWEWPWGGAAMLSVMEEDQACALEHRRSEEMRGIEEEPSHLPLVVCIDKLTKVYKTGSKLALNKLSLNLYENQVVSFLGHNGAGKTTTMSILTGLFPPTSGSATIYGHDIRTDMERIRQNLGMCPQHNVLFDKLSVEEHLWFYSRLKGMAEDDIRKEMDKMIEDLELSNKRHSLVQTLSGGMKRKLSVAIACXAQGXAVILDEPTAGVDPYARRAIWDLILKYKQGRTILLSTHHMDEADLLGDRIAIISHGKLKCCGSPLFLKSTYGDGYKLTLVKKQRDSSSGADQGGQPLGSHSPSTAQPSSLSGCSESRVTQFIRQFVASCLLMSNTNTELSYVLPSEAAKKGCFERLFQALERSLDNLALTSFGVMDTTLEEVFLKVSEEDLSLENSDADMKDSPGGNSAGKPSVLLSGPRGDGQPVGGSGGGGGCGSGSGGVMRPEVELSNLITCSRLSQSQNSLRSGSSLGSVRGDEGGLYADFYGDYCPLFDNGQDPDSASLRDGEASPEPVLEGQGSFKLEGWWLKLRQFHGLIVKRFHCAKRNTKGLFSQIMLPAFFVCVAMTVALSVPSIGDLPPLILSPSQYHNYTQPRGNFIPYANEDRPQYRSKRSPDAGPQKIINTLRLPSGVGATCVLKTPFNSTLDQLAQTLNPYANNSKTLAARYFDPMCLDSFTQGVPLSNFVPPPPSPAPSDDPEPRFDDGLWNYTSPPPTTVREMVTSPPTLPLSIHEPVKCICSMQGTGFSCPSGVGGRPPLTKVVTGDILVDITGRNVSEYLLYTSDRVRLHRYGGLTVGNIQKSVPASFGRKIPPMVRKIAVRRSAQVLYNNKGYHSMPTYLNVLNNAILRANLPLNKGNPAAYGITLTNHPMNRTSASLSLDYLLQGTDVVIAIFIIVAMSFVPASFVVFLVAEKSTKAKHLQFVSGCDPVIYWLANYIWDMLNYLVPATCCVLILFVFDLPAYTSPKNFPAVLSLFLLYGWSITPIMYPASFWFEVPSTAYVFLIVINLFIGITATVATFLLQLFEHDKDLKLVNSYMKSCFLIFPNYNLGHGLMEMAYNEYINEYYAKIGQFDKVKSPFEWDIVTRGLVAMTIEGFVGFLITILCQYNFLRKPQRVPVSSQPIEDDDVDVACERRRVLRGDADNDMLKIDNLTKVYKSRKMGRILAVDRLCLGVRPGECFGLLGVNGAGKTTTFKMLTGDETTTGGEAFIGGHSILRELLKVQQSIGYCPQFDALFEDLTAREHLELYTRLRGIPWKDEERVVQWALEKLELTKYADKPAGTYSGGNKRKLSTAIALIGYPSLIFLDEPTTGMDPKARRFLWNLILDIIKTGRSVVLTSHSMEECEALCTRLGIMVNGRFKCLGSIQHLKNRFGDGYMITVRTKTTSSVKEVVKFFNRNFPEAILKERHHTKIQYQLKSEHISLAQVFSKMEQVVEVLSIEDYSVSQTTLDNVFVNFAKKQSDNLEQQENSPRGGGQSPLQRLLNLLRPKPANTELNALVCDEPEELESDDDEGLISFEEERVQLSFNTDTLC; this is translated from the exons tgggTGCTGGCCTTTGAGATCTTCATCCCACTGGTCCTCTTCTTCATCCTGCTGGGCCTTCGGCAAAAGAAGCCTGCCATCCCCGTCAAAGAAG TGT CCTTCTACAGCGCAGCCCCCCTGACGTCGGCCGGCATCATCCCCATCATGCAGTCCTTGTGCCCGGACGGCCAGCGGGACGAGTTTGGCTTCCTCCAGTACAAGAACTCCAC TGTGACCCAGCTGCTGGAGCGCATTGCCGAGGTGGTGGAGCAGAACCACCTGTTCACGTCGGACCGGCCCAGTCTGGGCGAGGAGCTGGAGTCGCTGCAGCAGCACCTGGAGAGCCTCAGCTCGGCCCACAGCCCTCTGGAGAGCCAGTTCAACACCAGCCACG GTTTCACTGTGGGCAGTGTGCTGAGGAACCAGTCGGTGTTCTACCAGTTCCTGGTGCGGAACCTCTCTCTAGCCAATGACACGGCGAACCTTCTGCTCTCCTCACCTGTCAATCTCAAAGAG GTGTACAACCTGATCTTTGGCTCCTACGCTAAGATGGGCAGTGTAGATGGAGGGCTGGCCGAGGGGCTGAGTGCGGCTCATAGCCCTGGGGAGAAGGTCCTGCAGCTGGAG AAGCAGTTGCTGGGCGGGTGGCGTAGCCTGGAGGGCGGCCTGATCCACAAAGCCCTGCAGGACCCCAGCAAAGCAGCCAATCGGCAGGCTCTCCTCCGGCTCCTCTCCCAGGCCCTGGGCCTCGCCGGTGGGGGTGTGGGCCAAAAGTTTGACCCTCAGGGACTCAAGGAGATGGAG GGGATCCTGTTGACTGGCGCAGTGCTCGAGGTGCTCACTTGCGGAGAGGGCGGGAACAGTGAGCTCGGCAAAATCCTATTGGTTCCCGAAAAACAACAGGCCCTGCTCCAGGCCTATCGCGCGGCCATTTGCGGTGGAGGGGCGGGCCAACGAGCGGAGCGATTCGACGAGATGAGCCAGGAACTGAAAGAGCAGATCGACACGCAGAGCATAATTGAGAAG TTACGTCTGGAGCAGGCGAACGTGTCCGGCCTGCTCTCCCAGTCCCACCTGGGGGCTCTGCTGAAGGACCTGGCCGACGTGGAGCGGCTCCTGAGGGACGTGGACCTGCTGTCCAGCCTGGCTCTCCTGCTCCCCAAGGGGGCCTGCGCCGGGCATCAGGCCTCCCCGGCCACCAACGCCTCCGGAGGGTCCAGCTGGAACACCAATAGCAGCAGCACCacaaccagcagcagcaccaccaccacctgggGCCCCAACACCACCGACTCCCTAGCGggtggaggagcagagggaggaggaggaggaggaggaggaggaggaggagagggaactcctgggaaagaggaggagaaccCGCGCTCACAGTTCTCAGCATTCGTGCAGCTGTGGGCTGGCCTGCAGCCTATCCTCTGTGGGAACAACAG AATAATCGAACCCGAGGCACTAAAGCAGGGCAACATGAGCTCCCTGGGCTTCACAAGCAAAGAACAGCGCAATCTTGGCCTTCTGGTGCATCTTATGACTACGAATCCCAAGATCCTCTACTCTCCTATTGGTTCCCAAGTGGACAAGGTCATTCAGAAG GCCAACGAGACGTTTGCGTTTGTTGGGAATGTGACCCACTATGCCCGTGTGTGGCTGAACATCTCAGCTGATCTCAGGACCTTTCTGGAGGAAGGCAAACTACACAATCACCTGGCCTGGCTTCAACAG TTCACCTCGGACCTGCGGCAGCACCCGGAGCTGCTGAACGCGTCGGACAGTGAGCTGCTGCACAGTCTGCTGGAGGGCAACTTCAGCCtgcccaacaccaccaccctgcTGGAGCAACTGGACACCATCGACAACGCCGCCTGCGGATGGACACACTTCATGTCCAAG GTCAGCGTGGATATCTTCAAAGGCTTTCCTGATGAAGAGAGCATTGTGAACTACACCCTGAACCAGGCCTACCATGACAATGTGTCAGTCTTTGCTA GCGTGATTTTTCAGACCAACAAGGATGGCTCTCTTCCTCCGCACGTCATGTACAAGATCAGACAGAACTCGAGCTTCACCGAGAAGACCAATGAGATCCGCCGAGCGTACTGGCGGCCCGGGCCCAACACGGGCGGAAAGTTCTACTTCCTCTACGGCTTCGTTTGGATCCAGG atATGATGGAAAGAGCCATCATCAACACCTTCGTGGGCCATGACGTGGTGGAGCCAGGAAACTACGTGCAGATGTTCCCTTATCCCTGCTACACGCGCGATGA tTTCCTGTTTGTGATCGAGCACATGATGCCGCTGTGCATGGTCATCTCCTGGGTGTACTCGGTGGCCATGATGATCCAGCACATCGTGGCCGAGAAGGAGCACCGGCTCAAAGAG GTGATGAAGATGATGGGCCTGAACAACGCTGTGCACTGGGTGGCCTGGTTCATCACAGGCTTTGTCCAGCTCTCCATCTCTGTGACAGCACTGACCGCCATCCTGAAGTACGGCCGCGTCCTGCTGCACAGTGACCCCTTCATCATATGGCTGTTCCTCACCATCTACGCCGTCGCCACCATCATGTTCTG TTTCCTGGTGTCGGTCATCTACTCTAAGGCCAAGCTGGCGTCGGCCTGCGGAGgcatcatctacttcctgagCTACGTGCCTTACATGTACGTGGCCATCCGAGAGGAGGTGGCCCATGACAAGATCACAGCCTTCGAGAAGTGCATTGCG TCCCTGATGTCCACCACTGCGTTCGGTCTGGGCTCCAAGTACTTCGCCCTGTACGAGGTGGCCGGGGTGGGCATCCAGTGGCGCACCATCAACCAGTCGCCAGTAGAGGGCGACGACTTCAACCTGCTGCTGTCCATGGTCATGCTCATCATCGACGCCACCGTGTACGGCGTGCTGACCTGGTACATCGAGGCCGTGCATCCCG GTATGTATGGGCTCCCGAGGCCGTGGTACTTCCCCCTGCAGAAGTCCTACTGGCTGGGCAGCGGGCGTGTGGAGACCTGGGAGTGGCCCTGGGGCGGTGCGGCCATGCTGAGCGTGATGGAGGAGGACCAAGCGTGTGCCCTGGAGCACCGCCGCTCAG AGGAAATGCGCGGCATAGAGGAGGAGCCCAGCCACCTGCCCCTGGTGGTGTGCATCGACAAGTTGACCAAAGTCTACAAGACGGGCAGCAAGCTGGCGCTCAACAAGCTCAGCCTCAACCTGTACGAGAACCAAGTGGTGTCCTTCCTAGGCCACAACGGGGCTGGCAAGACCACCACCAT GTCCATTTTGACCGGCCTGTTCCCACCCACGTCGGGCTCAGCCACCATCTACGGGCACGACATCCGCACAGACATGGAGCGCATCCGGCAGAACCTGGGCATGTGCCCGCAGCACAACGTGCTCTTCGACAAGCTGAGCGTGGAGGAGCACCTGTGGTTCTACTCGCGCCTCAAAGGCATGGCCGAGGACGACATCCGCAAGGAGATGGACAA GATGATCGAAGACCTGGAGCTGTCCAACAAGCGTCACAGCCTGGTGCAGACGCTGTCCGGCGGCATGAAGCGGAAGCTCTCGGTGGCCATCGCTT GGGCTCAAGGGTGAGCCGTCATCCTGGACGAGCCCACGGCTGGGGTGGACCCGTACGCCCGGCGTGCCATCTGGGATCTCATCCTGAAGTACAAGCAGG gCCGCACCATCCTGCTGTCCACCCATCACATGGACGAGGCGGACCTGCTGGGTGACCGCATCGCTATCATCTCCCACGGCAAGCTCAAGTGCTGCGGCTCGCCACTCTTCCTGAAGAGCACCTACGGCGACGGCTACAAGCTCACCCTGGTCAAGAAGCAGAGAGACTCATCCAgtggag CAGACCAGGGCGGCCAGCCTCTTGGCTCCCACTCCCCCTCCACTGCCCAGCCCTCATCCCTGTCCGGCTGCTCGGAGAGCCGGGTCACCCAGTTCATCCGTCAGTTTGTGGCGTCCTGCCTGCTGATGTCCAACACCAACACGGAACTCTCTTACGTGCTGCCCTCGGAGGCCGCCAAGAAGGGCTGCTTTGAGAGGCTCTTCCAG GCCCTGGAGCGGAGTTTGGACAACTTGGCCCTGACCAGTTTCGGGGTGATGGACACCACACTAGAAGAGGTTTTTCTCAAAGTCTCCGAGGAGGATCTCTCCCTAGAGAACAGCGATGCTG ACATGAAGGACTCTCCGGGGGGTAACTCTGCTGGGAAGCCCTCGGTTCTGCTCAGCGGGCCGCGGGGCGACGGCCAGCCAGTAGGGGGCAGCGGTGGCGGTGGTGGCTGCGGCAGCGGCAGTGGTGGTGTGATGCGGCCCGAGGTGGAGCTCAGTAACCTGATCACATGCTCGCGGCTCAGCCAGAGCCAGAACTCCCTGCGCTCCGGCTCTTCGCTGGGGTCAGTGCGCGGTGACGAGGGTGGGCTCTACGCCGACTTCTACGGCGACTACTGCCCGCTGTTCGACAATGGCCAGGACCCTGACTCTGCAAGCCTGAGAG ACGGCGAGGCTTCCCCGGAGCCTGTGCTGGAGGGCCAGGGCAGCTTCAAGCTGGAGGGCTGGTGGCTCAAGCTGCGCCAGTTCCACGGCCTCATCGTCAAGCGCTTCCACTGTGCCAAGAGGAACACCAAGGGCCTCTTCTCCCAGATCATGCTGCCCGCGTTCTTCGTCTGCGTGGCCATGACGGTCGCCCTGTCTGTACCTTCAATAG GAGACCTGCCGCCCCTGATTCTGTCTCCGTCGCAGTATCACAACTACACACAGCCACGGGGGAATTTCATCCCCTACGCGAATGAAGACAGGCCGCAGTACAG GAGTAAGCGCTCTCCCGACGCCGGCCCTCAGAAGATCATCAACACCCTGCGGCTGCCCTCGGGCGTGGGGGCCACCTGCGTGCTCAAGACGCCATTCAACAGCACGCTGGACCAGCTGGCCCAGACGCTCAACCCCTATGCCAACAACTCCAAGACGCTGGCTGCGCGCTACTTCGACCCCATGTGCCTGGACTCCTTCACGCAGGGCGTGCCGCTCTCCAACTTCGTGCCGCCGCCGCCCTCGCCGGCCCCCTCGGACGACCCGGAGCCGCGCTTCGACGACGGCCTGTGGAACTACACCTCGCCACCTCCGACCACTGTGAGAG AGATGGTGACGTCTCCCCCGACGCTACCCTTGTCCATCCATGAGCCGGTCAAGTGCATCTGCTCCATGCAGGGAACGGGCTTCTCCTGTCCCAGCGGGGTGGGCGGCCGGCCCCCTCTCACCAAGGTGGTGACGGGGGACATCCTGGTGGACATCACGGGACGCAACGTCTCGGAGTATCTGCTGTACACCTCTGATCGCGTACGCCTCCACAG ATATGGCGGTCTCACAGTGGGCAACATTCAGAAATCCGTGCCGGCCTCGTTCGGCAGAAAGATACCCCCCATGGTCCGCAAGATAGCTGTGCGGCGGTCAGCTCAG GTGCTCTACAACAACAAAGGCTACCACAGCATGCCCACCTATCTCAACGTGCTCAACAATGCCATCCTGCGTGCCAACCTGCCCCTCAACAAGGGCAACCCGGCTGCCTATG gaattaCCTTGACAAACCATCCCATGAATCGAACCAGCGCCAGTTTGTCCCTGGACTACTT GCTGCAGGGCACAGACGTGGTTATTGCCATCTTCATCATCGTGGCCATGTCCTTTGTGCCGGCCAGCTTTGTGGTCTTTCTGGTGGCGGAGAAGTCCACCAAGGCCAAACACCTGCAGTTTGTCAGCGGCTGTGACCCTGTAATCTACTGGCTGGCCAATTACATCTGGGACATG CTGAACTACTTAGTTCCTGCCACATGCTGTGTCCTGATCTTGTTCGTGTTTGACCTCCCGGCGTACACCTCTCCCAAAAACTTCCCCGCCGTCCTCTCGCTCTTTCTGCTGTACGG CTGGTCCATCACGCCAATCATGTACCCAGCCTCGTTCTGGTTTGAAGTCCCCAGCACGGCGTACGTGTTCCTCATTGTCATCAACCTCTTCATCGGCATCACCGCCACAGTGGCTACCTTCCTGCTACAGTTGTTTGAGCATGACAAG GATCTAAAGTTGGtgaacagttacatgaagtccTGCTTCCTCATCTTCCCCAACTACAACCTGGGCCACGGGCTCATGGAGATGGCCTACAATGAGTACATCAACGAGTACTATGCCAAAATAG GTCAGTTTGACAAGGTGAAGTCTCCGTTTGAATGGGACATTGTAACCCGAGGCCTGGTTGCCATGACGATCGAGGGGTTCGTGGGCTTCCTCATCACCATCCTGTGTCAGTACAACTTCCTCAGGAAACCTCA gagggtgCCGGTGAGCAGTCAGCCCATAGAGGACGATGACGTGGACGTGGCCTGTGAGAGACGGCGTGTGCTCAGAGGAGACGCAGACAACGACATGCTGAAGATCGACAACCTCACCAAG GTGTACAAGTCCAGGAAGATGGGCCGCATCCTGGCGGTGGACCGCCTGTGTTTGGGCGTGAGGCCCGGGGAGTGCTTCGGCCTGCTGGGGGTGAACGGAGCGGGGAAGACCACCACGTTCAAGATGCTGACGGGAGACGAGACCACCACTGGAGGAGAGGCCTTCATTGGTGGACACAG TATTCTGCGGGAGCTGCTGAAGGTGCAGCAGAGCATTGGCTACTGCCCGCAGTTTGACGCCCTGTTTGAGGACCTGACGGCCAGAGAGCACCTGGAGCTCTACACCCGCCTGAGGGGCATCCCTTGGAAGGATGAGGAGCGG gtggtgCAGTGGGCTCTGGAGAAGCTGGAGCTCACTAAGTATGCAGACAAGCCAGCTGGCACTTACAGTGGAGGCAACAAGCGCAAGCTATCCACCGCAATTGCACTCATCGGCTACCCCTCCCTCATCTTCCTG GATGAGCCTACCACAGGCATGGACCCCAAGGCCAGACGTTTCCTGTGGAACCTTATCCTTGACATCATCAAAACGGGACGCTCGGTGGTGCTTACATcacacag TATGGAAGAATGTGAGGCACTATGCACCAGGTTGGGCATTATGGTCAATGGCAGATTCAAATGCTTAGGGAGTATACAGCACCTTAAGAACAG ATTTGGTGATGGCTACATGATCACAGTACGCACTAAAACCACAAGTAGTGTGAAAGAGGTGGTCAAATTCTTCAACAGGAATTTTCCAGAAGCTATACTTAAG GAGCGACACCATACCAAAATCCAGTATCAGCTGAAGTCAGAGCATATTTCTCTGGCTCAAGTGTTCAGTAAGatggagcaggtggtggaggtgcTAAGCATCGAAGATTACTCTGTCAGTCAGACCACACTGGACAAC GTTTTTGTCAACTTTGCCAAAAAGCAAAGCGACAACCTGGAGCAGCAGGAGAACTCGCCCCGCGGTGGCGGCCAGTCGCCACTACAGCGCCTGCTCAACCTCCTGCGCCCCAAGCCGGCCAACACGGAGCTCAACGCCCTCGTGTGTGACGAGCCCGAGGAGCTGGAGAGCGACGATGACGAAGGGCTCATCAGCtttgaggaggagagg GTCCAGCTGTCTTTCAACACAGACACCCTCTGCTGA
- the paxx gene encoding protein PAXX, whose product MDQSTAMSKLFFTVSDKTDGSKYLCYIHDCAGDLNIGVTDAEDVWKTRITDEIKAQLLKYYSLKSIEDCLMKLRSSCGKGKASVSVEEEQVILHLGPSPIDLTMTLSKLCEVDGKVELKELLFRMADNLSHWQGAEGPQTLHSPGKNSHKRDNEFAPRKQSSNGPSVGSRKRFPGDSLINPGTRSKRPATGVAFDDDGDEV is encoded by the exons ATGGATCAAAGTACTGCTATGTCAAAGCTTTTCTTCACAGTGTCAGATAAAACAGACGGATCCAAGTATTTATGTTATATTCACGACTGCGCAGGTGATTTAAATATAGG AGTGACAGATGCAGAAGATGTATGGAAAACAAGAATAACTGATGAGATAAAGGCCCAACTT CTGAAATACTACTCCTTGAAATCAATAGAAGACTGCCTTATGAAATTGAG ATCGTCATGTGGTAAAGGAAAGGCCTCTGTGTcagtggaggaggagcaggtgaTCCTCCATCTTGGGCCTTCACCAATAGACTTGACCATGACCCTGTCCAAACTCTGTGAGGTTGACGGAAAAGTTGAGCTGAAGGAGCTTCTGTTTAGGATGGCTGACAACTTGAGTCATTGGCAGGGCGCTGAAG GACCTCAGACATTGCACAGCCCTGGGAAGAACTCTCACAAGAGAGATAATG AGTTTGCACCTCGAAAACAGAGCAGTAATGGCCCTTCTGTAGGGTCCCGCAAGCGCTTTCCAGGAGACTCTTTGATCAACCCAGGAACGAGAAG caAGCGACCTGCAACTGGTGTGGCTTTTGATGACGACGGTGATGAAGTATAA